From Pandoraea vervacti, the proteins below share one genomic window:
- a CDS encoding MFS transporter: protein MTHTPTSRNAVALAAVCLTSLMFGLEISSVPTVLSTLERVLQADFRQIQWIMNAYTLACTTVLMATGTLADRFGRRRVYLISIVVFALTSLACGLAQSAPVLIVSRFLQGMGGGAMLICQVAVLSHQFREGRERSKAFGAWGIIFGIGLGFGPIIGGMIVAVADWQWVFLVHVVLSLVALALVLIGVQESRDPHAHYLDVPGIVTLSLATFGLVYFITQGPDLGMASAQALAIAAATVASFVAFVWIEKRSPRPMFDFAVFRIRRFSGAMFGSMGMNFSYWSFMIYLPIYFQGAFGYTSVDAGLSLLAYTLPTLVVPPLAERLSLRFDARRVIPLGLFTIGLGFLLMKVGSGMAQASWLTMLPGCVLCGVGLGLTNTPVTNTATGAVSANRAGMASGIDMSARLISLAINIAVMGFILLQGVGAYLVRALPSGFDAHSLRSLAEKVAAGSLESVAQGNAALAAADPQGQIVHAALVHGFGWVMVYGVVGAWGLALMSGVAFGKGGSQDDTASPASARTGQAEHARQI from the coding sequence ATGACTCACACACCCACATCAAGAAACGCGGTGGCGCTCGCCGCCGTGTGCCTCACGTCCCTGATGTTCGGCCTCGAAATTTCCAGCGTGCCGACGGTGCTCTCCACACTGGAGCGCGTCTTGCAGGCCGACTTCCGACAGATCCAATGGATCATGAATGCTTACACGCTGGCCTGCACGACGGTGCTGATGGCCACCGGCACACTTGCCGACCGTTTCGGGCGCCGTCGCGTATACCTGATCAGCATCGTGGTCTTCGCGCTGACGTCGCTCGCATGCGGGCTCGCGCAAAGCGCCCCGGTGCTCATCGTGAGCCGCTTCTTGCAGGGCATGGGCGGCGGCGCCATGCTGATCTGTCAGGTCGCGGTGCTCTCGCACCAGTTTCGCGAAGGGCGCGAGCGCAGCAAGGCGTTCGGCGCGTGGGGCATCATCTTCGGCATCGGTCTGGGTTTCGGGCCCATCATCGGCGGCATGATCGTTGCCGTGGCGGACTGGCAGTGGGTTTTTCTGGTGCACGTGGTGCTCTCGCTCGTGGCGCTCGCACTGGTGTTGATCGGTGTGCAGGAGTCGCGCGATCCGCATGCGCATTATCTCGACGTGCCAGGCATCGTCACGCTCTCGCTTGCCACGTTCGGTCTGGTGTATTTCATTACGCAGGGTCCCGATCTCGGCATGGCCAGTGCGCAGGCGCTCGCCATCGCTGCCGCAACGGTGGCGAGCTTCGTCGCGTTTGTCTGGATCGAGAAGCGCAGTCCGCGTCCGATGTTCGATTTCGCCGTGTTTCGTATTCGACGCTTTTCCGGTGCGATGTTCGGTTCGATGGGCATGAACTTCAGCTACTGGTCGTTCATGATCTATCTGCCGATCTATTTCCAGGGGGCGTTCGGCTACACGAGCGTGGATGCCGGGCTGTCGCTGCTTGCCTACACGCTGCCCACGCTCGTCGTGCCACCGCTCGCCGAACGGCTGTCGCTACGATTCGACGCCCGCCGTGTCATCCCGCTGGGCCTCTTCACCATCGGTCTGGGTTTCCTGCTGATGAAGGTTGGCTCAGGCATGGCGCAGGCGAGCTGGCTCACGATGTTGCCCGGCTGTGTGCTTTGCGGCGTGGGACTGGGACTGACGAACACGCCGGTCACGAATACCGCGACCGGGGCGGTGTCGGCGAATCGGGCCGGCATGGCGTCGGGAATCGACATGAGCGCGCGACTGATCAGTCTGGCCATCAACATCGCCGTGATGGGATTCATTCTGCTCCAGGGGGTTGGCGCATATCTCGTCCGCGCGCTGCCATCGGGATTTGACGCGCACTCGCTGCGCTCCCTCGCAGAGAAGGTGGCTGCCGGTAGTCTGGAATCCGTTGCGCAGGGCAATGCGGCGCTCGCCGCGGCCGATCCGCAAGGGCAGATCGTGCACGCTGCGCTGGTGCATGGCTTCGGGTGGGTGATGGTGTA